One part of the Janthinobacterium sp. 17J80-10 genome encodes these proteins:
- a CDS encoding alpha/beta hydrolase, producing MTLKAFGAYACSKPLPGNKFIQSAIIVCAAMFCSSQLVFAQAPTPSIKENAMGLTQEWDKTFPKSDKVDHQKVTFKNRYGITLAADLYLPKNRGGQRLAALAISGPFGAVKEQSSGLYAQTMAERGFAALAFDPSYTGESSGEPRNVASPDINTEDFSAAVDYLGLQPSVDRERIGIIGICGYAGMGLNAAAVDKRIKAVATTSMYDMSRVMSKGYYDALTKEQRTQALNKLSQQRWVDAEKGSSTPGARILPETLEGVTDPVTRMYFDYYRTPRGFHKRSPNSNGAWTATMPLSF from the coding sequence ATGACTTTAAAAGCTTTCGGTGCCTATGCGTGCAGCAAGCCCCTGCCGGGTAACAAATTTATTCAAAGCGCCATCATTGTCTGCGCAGCGATGTTTTGCAGTTCACAACTCGTTTTTGCGCAAGCCCCCACACCGTCAATTAAGGAGAATGCGATGGGACTCACTCAAGAGTGGGATAAAACCTTCCCGAAAAGTGACAAGGTAGATCACCAAAAAGTGACATTCAAAAACCGCTACGGGATCACTTTGGCAGCCGACTTATATCTGCCAAAAAACCGGGGCGGCCAACGCCTGGCAGCACTTGCCATCAGCGGCCCGTTTGGTGCGGTGAAAGAACAATCCTCCGGACTGTATGCACAAACCATGGCAGAGCGCGGTTTTGCCGCGCTTGCTTTCGACCCATCCTATACCGGTGAGAGCAGCGGCGAGCCTCGCAACGTGGCCTCTCCTGACATCAACACAGAAGACTTCAGCGCAGCCGTTGATTATCTCGGTCTGCAGCCATCGGTCGACCGCGAGCGAATTGGCATCATCGGCATTTGCGGCTATGCCGGCATGGGCCTGAATGCGGCGGCCGTGGATAAGCGCATCAAGGCCGTCGCCACCACGAGCATGTATGACATGTCGCGCGTCATGTCCAAGGGGTACTACGACGCCCTTACGAAAGAGCAACGCACCCAGGCGCTGAACAAACTGAGCCAGCAGCGCTGGGTTGATGCCGAAAAAGGTTCTTCGACGCCAGGCGCGCGGATTCTGCCTGAGACCCTGGAAGGCGTCACCGATCCCGTCACGCGCATGTACTTCGATTACTATCGCACGCCTCGCGGCTTTCACAAGCGCTCGCCGAACTCGAATGGCGCCTGGACGGCGACCATGCCGTTGTCGTTCTGA
- a CDS encoding EAL domain-containing protein yields the protein MASSKLAGEVPITWHLGKGGPASSVSDTLPLNPSTETPLASLIDLQSLRALLNDFSALVGIATALLDLAGNVIQFAGWQKACTDFHRHNPRSCANCNESDLYLASNLKEGDFIDYKCKNGLWDVVTPVFVGKQHLANLYCGQFFYDEDVIDDAYFVAQAERFGYDKASYLAAIHAMPRFSREFVRRVMAHIVNLASYLSHLSLTNLKLSESRGQMETLLNTLPDPVWLKDTQGVYLTCNHAFERIIGAPASAIIGKTDYDLFPATLADFFRQKDQEAILASGPNTNEEWVNVAGSEKQALMETTKTALPGASGQPIGVLGIAHDITERKRSEDYLHLMSKVFSNSGEAILITDANKRILAVNQEFTKLTGYSEAEALGKNPKFLACGDTPSEIYQEMWATLAENDYWQGELWDRRKTGEAFPKRLSISVVRDSEGKIVNYIGNFEDITQRKAAEDRIRYLAHHDALTGLPNRFSLHERMEQCIAFAKRDDRSLAVLLIDLDHFKAINDTLGHDVGDQLLIQVAKRLQHSVRDSDIVARLGGDEFVMILSGIEMSTEIIEVAGKIIAQVAAPYSIGSHELRTSPSVGICFYPADATDTGELIKNADIAMYHAKAVGRCNYQFYTEKMRDEVAQRVTVEHELKLALKNGQFVLHYQPQVELSSGKVTGVEALVRWQHPVRGLISPCDFISIAEETKLIIPLGKWILEAACHQLKHWHEEGLSDLHVSVNLSAIQFQDKKLPQMVRQALASSNLDARYLHLEITESMAMQNPDENIVMMKTLANIGVKLAIDDFGTGYSSLAYLKIFPVDIIKIDRSFVKDLETDEDDAAICEITLLLAQKLGVLVVAEGVETALQSQFLSRHDCQWVQGNLYSKPLSAGLVEEYVREFVPVHAHAGHGT from the coding sequence ATGGCAAGTTCGAAGTTGGCAGGGGAAGTACCAATCACGTGGCATCTCGGCAAAGGGGGCCCCGCCTCCAGCGTAAGCGATACCTTGCCGTTAAACCCCAGTACTGAAACTCCGCTGGCATCGCTGATCGATCTCCAATCCTTGCGGGCGCTGCTGAACGATTTTTCCGCCTTGGTCGGCATTGCGACCGCACTCCTGGATCTGGCCGGCAACGTCATCCAGTTTGCCGGTTGGCAAAAAGCCTGCACCGATTTTCATCGCCACAATCCACGTTCCTGCGCCAACTGTAACGAAAGTGACCTGTACCTGGCCAGCAACCTGAAAGAAGGCGATTTTATCGATTACAAATGCAAAAATGGATTGTGGGATGTCGTCACGCCAGTTTTTGTCGGCAAACAGCACCTCGCCAATCTCTATTGCGGCCAGTTTTTTTACGATGAGGACGTGATCGATGACGCTTATTTTGTCGCGCAGGCCGAACGCTTCGGCTACGACAAGGCAAGCTATCTGGCTGCAATCCATGCCATGCCGCGTTTTAGCCGCGAATTCGTGCGGCGCGTGATGGCGCATATCGTCAACCTGGCGTCTTATTTGTCCCACCTTTCGCTAACGAACCTGAAATTGAGCGAAAGCCGCGGTCAGATGGAGACGCTGCTCAACACCCTACCGGACCCAGTCTGGTTAAAAGATACGCAAGGTGTGTACCTGACTTGCAATCATGCCTTTGAACGCATCATTGGCGCACCCGCCAGCGCGATTATCGGCAAGACGGATTACGACCTCTTTCCGGCAACGCTGGCCGACTTCTTTCGCCAGAAGGATCAGGAAGCCATTCTGGCATCCGGGCCGAACACCAACGAGGAATGGGTAAACGTTGCCGGAAGCGAAAAGCAGGCATTAATGGAAACGACCAAAACTGCCTTGCCCGGAGCCTCAGGCCAGCCTATCGGCGTGCTCGGCATTGCGCACGACATTACCGAGCGCAAGCGATCGGAAGACTATCTGCACTTGATGTCCAAAGTGTTTTCCAACAGTGGCGAAGCAATCCTGATCACGGATGCCAACAAGCGGATCCTTGCCGTTAATCAGGAGTTTACCAAACTCACCGGGTATAGCGAGGCCGAGGCTCTCGGCAAAAATCCGAAGTTCCTGGCCTGCGGCGATACGCCCAGCGAGATCTACCAGGAAATGTGGGCCACGCTGGCTGAAAACGATTACTGGCAAGGCGAGCTGTGGGACAGGCGCAAAACCGGCGAAGCTTTTCCGAAACGCCTGTCTATTTCCGTCGTGCGGGATAGCGAAGGCAAGATCGTCAACTATATCGGCAACTTCGAGGACATCACCCAGCGCAAAGCTGCGGAAGACAGGATACGTTACCTGGCCCACCATGACGCGCTAACCGGCCTGCCGAACCGCTTTAGCTTGCATGAGCGCATGGAGCAATGCATCGCGTTCGCCAAGCGCGACGATCGCTCTCTCGCTGTCTTACTGATTGACCTGGATCACTTCAAGGCCATCAACGACACGCTCGGGCATGATGTCGGCGATCAGTTGCTGATCCAGGTGGCGAAACGTCTTCAACACTCTGTACGCGACAGCGATATCGTGGCGCGGCTGGGCGGGGACGAATTTGTGATGATCCTTTCCGGGATTGAAATGTCCACCGAAATTATTGAGGTCGCCGGCAAGATCATTGCGCAAGTCGCCGCCCCTTATTCCATTGGCAGCCATGAATTGCGCACCTCACCCAGCGTGGGGATCTGCTTCTATCCCGCCGACGCCACCGACACTGGCGAGCTGATCAAGAATGCCGATATCGCCATGTATCATGCCAAGGCGGTCGGTCGGTGCAATTACCAGTTTTATACTGAAAAAATGCGGGATGAAGTCGCACAGCGCGTGACCGTTGAACATGAGCTGAAGCTTGCGCTGAAAAATGGGCAGTTTGTCCTGCATTACCAGCCCCAAGTTGAACTGAGCAGCGGCAAAGTGACCGGCGTGGAAGCTCTTGTAAGATGGCAACATCCAGTGCGTGGACTAATTTCTCCTTGCGATTTCATTTCGATTGCTGAAGAAACCAAATTAATAATTCCGCTAGGAAAATGGATTTTGGAAGCGGCCTGCCATCAGCTGAAGCACTGGCACGAAGAAGGACTGTCTGACCTGCATGTCTCGGTCAACCTGAGTGCAATACAATTTCAAGATAAAAAGCTGCCTCAGATGGTCAGGCAGGCGCTGGCATCCTCCAATCTGGATGCCCGCTATCTGCACCTTGAGATTACGGAATCAATGGCGATGCAAAATCCTGACGAGAACATCGTCATGATGAAGACCTTGGCCAATATCGGTGTGAAACTTGCCATCGATGATTTTGGTACAGGGTATTCATCGCTGGCTTATCTGAAGATATTTCCAGTCGACATCATCAAAATTGACCGTTCCTTTGTCAAGGATCTTGAGACCGACGAAGACGATGCGGCTATTTGCGAAATTACCTTGTTACTGGCGCAAAAGCTGGGCGTGTTGGTAGTGGCAGAGGGTGTTGAAACAGCGCTGCAAAGCCAGTTCCTGTCGCGCCACGACTGCCAGTGGGTTCAGGGCAATCTCTACAGCAAGCCGCTTTCTGCCGGCCTGGTCGAAGAATACGTTCGAGAATTTGTTCCAGTTCACGCACACGCTGGCCATGGGACATGA
- a CDS encoding MFS transporter, whose amino-acid sequence MSAQVVAIHADNNSAHHQAGSQPAFWSGVLAMTLCVFALVASEFMPVSLLTPVAADLKISEGLAGQAISVSGVFAVLTSLSIPALACKTSRKTLLLWMTGLMFFSGPIIALAPNYATYMAGRVLIGVAIGGFWSMSAATAMRLVPAHQVSRALAIFNGGNALATVVAAPLGSYLGSVIGWRGAFFCLAPVALAAFAWLWFSLPSMKADVRTPGSGNVFRLLRNPVIAWGMAAVSIFFMGQFTLFTYLRPFLETVTRVDVSTLSLILLTVGVAGFIGTALIGAWLKKSFYGTLIAIPLLMAVIALALTAFGSWVAGTTALLGIWGLVATAAPVGWWSWLAKTMPDNAEAGGGLMVAVVQLAIGLGSTAGGLLFDLSGYRSTFAVSAVLLLASALLAFLASRADRAQDVIPQIQNGDVK is encoded by the coding sequence ATGAGCGCTCAAGTAGTTGCAATCCATGCGGACAACAATTCCGCACATCATCAAGCCGGCAGTCAACCCGCTTTCTGGAGCGGCGTTTTAGCGATGACGCTCTGCGTGTTCGCGCTGGTGGCGTCCGAATTCATGCCCGTCAGCTTGCTGACCCCGGTTGCTGCCGATCTCAAGATCAGTGAAGGCCTCGCCGGGCAGGCGATTTCCGTGTCCGGCGTGTTTGCAGTGCTGACCAGCCTTTCCATTCCGGCACTCGCCTGCAAGACAAGCCGCAAGACGCTGCTGCTGTGGATGACAGGACTGATGTTTTTCTCGGGCCCGATCATCGCGCTGGCGCCGAACTATGCGACTTACATGGCCGGCCGGGTACTCATCGGCGTGGCCATCGGTGGATTCTGGTCCATGTCCGCGGCGACGGCCATGCGTCTGGTGCCGGCCCATCAGGTGTCCCGTGCATTGGCCATCTTCAATGGCGGCAATGCACTGGCAACCGTGGTTGCCGCTCCCCTGGGCAGCTATCTTGGTTCGGTCATCGGCTGGCGCGGGGCATTCTTTTGCCTGGCTCCGGTAGCGCTGGCTGCCTTTGCCTGGCTATGGTTCAGTCTGCCGTCCATGAAAGCAGACGTACGCACACCGGGTTCCGGCAACGTCTTCAGGCTGCTCAGGAATCCCGTGATCGCCTGGGGCATGGCTGCTGTCAGTATTTTCTTCATGGGACAGTTCACCCTGTTCACCTATCTGCGGCCATTCCTCGAAACGGTGACGCGTGTTGACGTCTCCACACTGTCGCTCATTCTGTTGACCGTCGGCGTGGCTGGTTTCATCGGCACCGCCCTGATCGGCGCATGGCTGAAGAAAAGTTTTTATGGAACCTTGATCGCCATTCCGCTCTTGATGGCCGTGATCGCCCTGGCCCTGACTGCTTTCGGTAGCTGGGTGGCGGGCACCACCGCACTTCTTGGCATCTGGGGCCTGGTCGCCACTGCGGCACCCGTCGGCTGGTGGAGCTGGCTGGCGAAAACGATGCCGGACAACGCAGAAGCCGGTGGCGGGCTGATGGTGGCAGTGGTTCAGCTGGCGATCGGACTGGGCTCCACTGCCGGCGGATTGTTGTTCGATCTGAGCGGCTACCGAAGCACCTTTGCGGTGAGCGCTGTTTTGCTGCTGGCTTCCGCTTTGCTGGCCTTCCTCGCTTCGCGTGCCGATCGCGCGCAAGACGTAATTCCTCAAATTCAGAATGGAGATGTGAAATGA
- the maiA gene encoding maleylacetoacetate isomerase, protein MSTAANQERVLHNYFRSSASYRVRIALNLKGLDYTYASVHLNRNGGEQYGAGFKALNPHALVPVLVEPGVQLSQSLAIMEYLEEKYPQVPLLPATPEHRAHVRALALAVACDIHPLNNLRVLKYLKGPMGLSEEAKNDWIQHWVELGLQALETELAASPLRGTFCFGDTPTIADCCLVPQIFNAQRFNVDMAPYPTLMAIDRACQALPAFADAHPGRQPDSE, encoded by the coding sequence ATGTCTACCGCAGCCAACCAAGAACGCGTATTGCACAATTATTTCCGCAGCTCGGCGTCGTACCGCGTGCGCATCGCCCTGAACCTCAAAGGGCTGGATTACACCTATGCATCCGTGCACCTGAACCGCAACGGCGGCGAGCAGTATGGCGCCGGCTTCAAGGCCCTGAACCCGCATGCGCTGGTGCCGGTGCTGGTGGAGCCCGGCGTGCAGTTGTCCCAATCGCTGGCGATCATGGAATACCTTGAAGAGAAATATCCGCAGGTGCCGCTGTTGCCGGCCACGCCGGAGCATCGCGCCCATGTGCGTGCGCTGGCACTGGCGGTCGCCTGCGATATCCATCCGCTGAACAACCTGCGCGTGCTGAAGTACCTGAAAGGTCCGATGGGACTTAGTGAAGAAGCCAAGAATGACTGGATCCAGCACTGGGTCGAGCTGGGCCTGCAAGCGCTGGAAACCGAGCTGGCTGCTTCGCCTCTGCGCGGCACATTCTGCTTTGGCGATACGCCCACGATTGCCGACTGCTGCCTGGTGCCGCAAATATTCAATGCCCAGCGCTTCAATGTCGACATGGCGCCGTACCCAACCCTGATGGCAATCGACCGCGCCTGCCAGGCCTTGCCGGCATTTGCGGATGCGCATCCGGGGCGTCAGCCGGACAGCGAATAA
- a CDS encoding ABC transporter ATP-binding protein, whose protein sequence is MTNLLKVQDLQAAYGHAQALFGVSFEINQGEAITLLGRNGMGRSTTIKCLFGLLPVMAGSISFCGQQINKLPSYSIARLGLGLVPEGRQVFPNLTVEENLVATARAPARASGAGSAWTLKRVYGFFPRLQERRNNLGSQLSGGEQQMLAIGRALMTNPQLLVLDEATEGLAPIIRAEIWAALKELKHEGLSQIIIDKNVRALLDFTDRHYVLEKGQVVWQGDSKALQSAPHVIEQYLGV, encoded by the coding sequence ATGACGAATTTACTGAAAGTGCAGGATTTGCAGGCAGCTTACGGCCATGCCCAGGCGCTGTTCGGCGTGTCCTTCGAAATCAACCAGGGCGAGGCGATCACCCTGCTGGGGCGCAACGGCATGGGGCGCTCGACCACCATCAAGTGCCTGTTCGGCCTGTTGCCGGTGATGGCCGGATCCATCAGCTTTTGCGGGCAGCAGATCAACAAGCTGCCGTCTTACAGCATCGCGCGCCTGGGCCTTGGCCTGGTGCCGGAAGGGCGCCAGGTTTTTCCCAACCTCACAGTTGAAGAAAACCTGGTGGCGACGGCCCGTGCGCCGGCGCGCGCAAGCGGCGCCGGCAGCGCCTGGACCCTGAAACGCGTGTATGGATTTTTCCCGCGCCTGCAGGAACGCCGCAACAACCTCGGCTCGCAACTCTCCGGCGGCGAGCAGCAAATGCTGGCGATCGGCCGCGCCCTGATGACCAATCCGCAACTGCTGGTGCTGGACGAAGCCACCGAAGGCCTGGCGCCGATCATCCGTGCGGAAATCTGGGCGGCGTTAAAGGAGCTGAAACACGAGGGCTTGTCGCAGATCATCATCGACAAGAACGTGCGCGCCTTGCTCGACTTCACCGACCGCCATTACGTGCTGGAGAAGGGGCAAGTAGTGTGGCAGGGCGATTCCAAGGCGCTGCAAAGCGCGCCGCACGTCATCGAACAATATCTGGGAGTGTAA
- a CDS encoding alpha/beta hydrolase, giving the protein MPLLTYIGEISPRPILLIAGENAHSRYFSEDAYKAAAQPKELMIIKAADHVDLYDRISLIPFEKLTSFFRDNLK; this is encoded by the coding sequence ATGCCGCTGTTGACGTACATCGGTGAAATATCGCCGCGCCCGATCCTGCTGATCGCAGGTGAAAATGCCCACTCGCGCTATTTTAGTGAAGATGCATACAAGGCTGCAGCGCAGCCAAAGGAACTCATGATCATCAAGGCGGCCGACCACGTTGACCTTTATGACCGTATCAGTCTCATTCCTTTTGAGAAATTGACTTCCTTCTTTCGCGACAACCTGAAGTAG
- a CDS encoding branched-chain amino acid ABC transporter permease, which yields MSLSLILSQLLNGLQFGVLLFLLAAGLTLVFGIMSFVNLAHGSLYMLGAYFAATAYNHTESFTFAVVAALAGCIVVGMLLERIAVSRLYGRDHLDHVLATFGMMMFFNEMARIIWGVQPYFLPVPEMLSGTVDLLGISYPAYRFAIIVVGLIVAVGAHLLMHKTRLGMLIRAGSVNPQMVGALGVNIKLLNAFLFGLGAALAGLAGVMSGPILSVQVGMGEPVLITTLVVIVIGGIGSVSGAFYAALIVGIVDTMGRAFLPTLLRDMMSREAANAAGPALASMLIYILMAVVLALRPQGLFPARRT from the coding sequence GTGAGCCTCAGTCTCATCCTCTCGCAGCTCCTGAACGGGCTCCAGTTCGGAGTCCTTCTTTTCCTCCTGGCCGCGGGACTCACGCTGGTGTTCGGCATCATGAGTTTCGTGAACCTGGCGCATGGCTCGCTGTACATGCTGGGCGCCTATTTTGCCGCGACCGCCTACAACCACACCGAATCCTTCACCTTTGCGGTGGTGGCGGCGCTGGCAGGCTGCATCGTCGTCGGCATGCTGCTCGAGCGAATCGCCGTGTCCCGGCTGTACGGGCGCGACCACCTCGACCATGTGCTGGCCACCTTCGGCATGATGATGTTCTTCAATGAAATGGCGCGCATCATCTGGGGGGTCCAGCCCTACTTCCTGCCGGTGCCGGAGATGCTGTCGGGAACGGTGGATTTGCTGGGCATTAGCTATCCTGCCTATCGTTTCGCCATCATCGTGGTGGGCCTGATCGTGGCCGTCGGCGCCCATCTGCTGATGCACAAGACACGCCTGGGCATGCTGATCCGCGCGGGTTCCGTCAACCCGCAAATGGTCGGCGCCCTTGGCGTCAACATCAAGCTGCTGAATGCCTTCCTGTTCGGCCTGGGCGCGGCGCTCGCGGGTCTTGCGGGCGTCATGTCCGGCCCGATCCTGTCGGTACAGGTTGGCATGGGCGAGCCGGTGCTGATCACGACCCTGGTGGTGATCGTCATCGGCGGCATCGGCTCGGTCAGCGGCGCATTTTACGCGGCGCTGATCGTCGGCATCGTCGATACCATGGGCCGCGCCTTCCTGCCGACGCTGTTGCGCGACATGATGAGCCGCGAAGCTGCCAATGCCGCGGGTCCTGCGCTGGCGTCGATGCTGATCTACATCCTGATGGCAGTGGTGCTCGCGCTGCGTCCACAGGGCCTGTTTCCCGCCCGGAGAACCTGA
- a CDS encoding SAM-dependent methyltransferase, with amino-acid sequence MLIITIKQGKEKGLLSGDPWIYVSAVEKVDGKPRERNKPGATAIVQSSARQFLARAAYNAKSQIAARVWTLREDEAVDHAMIKRRVQASVLRRADALRSADPQALVQLVDGEKDGLPGLLVHSYGGSAGYLVCQFNAGGVDLWKVPVVQALLNATGCRNVYERCDPLLRTGEGLSVRPRALAGDEPPQRLMVREGTRLVPMDIRTGFTYPR; translated from the coding sequence ATGCTCATCATCACCATCAAACAGGGTAAGGAAAAAGGCCTGCTTTCGGGCGACCCATGGATTTACGTCTCCGCCGTCGAAAAGGTCGACGGCAAGCCGCGGGAGCGCAACAAACCGGGCGCCACGGCGATCGTTCAGTCGTCGGCTCGCCAGTTCCTGGCACGCGCGGCCTATAACGCCAAATCGCAAATCGCCGCCCGCGTCTGGACGTTGCGCGAGGACGAGGCGGTTGACCACGCGATGATAAAGCGGCGCGTACAGGCCAGCGTGCTTCGCCGCGCCGATGCGCTTCGCAGCGCCGATCCGCAGGCGCTGGTCCAGTTGGTCGATGGCGAAAAGGATGGCTTGCCGGGTTTGCTGGTGCACAGCTATGGCGGCAGCGCAGGCTATCTGGTTTGCCAGTTCAATGCCGGTGGCGTCGACCTGTGGAAGGTGCCTGTAGTGCAGGCGCTCCTCAATGCCACGGGCTGCCGCAACGTTTACGAACGCTGCGATCCACTGTTGCGCACGGGCGAAGGACTGTCCGTCAGGCCGCGCGCGCTGGCAGGCGACGAACCGCCCCAGCGGCTGATGGTGCGCGAGGGCACTCGCCTGGTACCGATGGATATCCGCACCGGCTTCACCTACCCGCGCTGA
- a CDS encoding cupin domain-containing protein encodes MRAGSQASSKGPVEYFTGSVRVSPLFPAKPSTPVSGAYVSFEPGARSAWHTHPAGQHLIVTAGTGWTQEWDGSVTEIREGDVVWCPPGVKHWHGASPDTAMTHIALTGTLDGKNVEWLEKVSDEQYRK; translated from the coding sequence ATGCGCGCTGGTTCTCAAGCCTCCAGCAAGGGACCGGTGGAATACTTTACCGGTAGCGTCCGGGTGTCTCCCCTGTTTCCGGCAAAGCCATCCACGCCCGTCAGCGGCGCCTATGTCAGCTTCGAGCCGGGAGCGCGGTCCGCATGGCATACCCACCCAGCCGGCCAGCATCTCATCGTGACCGCCGGTACGGGCTGGACGCAGGAATGGGACGGTTCCGTTACCGAGATTCGCGAGGGTGATGTGGTGTGGTGCCCACCGGGCGTGAAGCATTGGCATGGCGCTTCCCCTGACACGGCAATGACGCATATTGCCTTGACCGGAACACTCGATGGCAAAAACGTGGAATGGCTGGAAAAGGTCAGCGACGAACAATATCGAAAGTGA
- a CDS encoding ABC transporter ATP-binding protein, giving the protein MTSLLSTQSLFKRYGALTVTDGVSIDVRAGEVHAVIGPNGAGKTTLINQLSGELRSDEGRVLFAGQDVTALDIAERARLGLLRSYQITSIFEQFTVRENTMIAAIGAKEHAFRFWQPMLGRAKFAVVVDEALELTGLSHRADVLADNLAYGERRQLELAMALAAKPKFLLLDEPMAGMSVQESSAVVSLIQRLKGQYAILLVEHDMDAVFALADRISVLVYGKIIFTGTPDEIRAHPEVKAVYLGEEAEH; this is encoded by the coding sequence ATGACCAGCCTTTTATCCACGCAATCGCTGTTCAAGCGCTACGGCGCCCTGACCGTCACCGATGGCGTGTCCATCGACGTGCGCGCGGGCGAGGTGCATGCGGTGATCGGCCCGAACGGCGCCGGCAAGACCACCCTGATCAACCAGCTCTCCGGCGAGCTGCGCTCCGACGAAGGCCGCGTGCTGTTTGCCGGGCAAGATGTCACGGCGCTGGATATTGCCGAGCGAGCGCGCCTCGGCCTGTTGCGCTCCTACCAGATCACCTCGATTTTCGAGCAGTTCACGGTGCGCGAAAACACCATGATCGCCGCCATCGGCGCCAAGGAGCACGCTTTCCGCTTCTGGCAGCCGATGCTGGGCCGGGCAAAATTCGCCGTCGTTGTCGACGAAGCCCTGGAACTGACAGGGTTGTCACACCGCGCGGACGTGCTCGCCGATAACCTCGCGTATGGCGAGCGGCGCCAGCTGGAACTGGCGATGGCCTTGGCCGCCAAGCCCAAGTTCCTGCTGCTGGACGAACCCATGGCCGGCATGAGCGTACAGGAATCCAGCGCGGTGGTGTCGCTGATCCAGCGCCTGAAGGGCCAGTACGCGATCCTGCTGGTCGAGCACGACATGGATGCCGTGTTCGCGCTGGCGGACCGCATCAGCGTGCTGGTCTATGGAAAAATCATTTTCACCGGCACCCCTGACGAAATCCGCGCCCATCCGGAAGTCAAGGCCGTGTACCTCGGTGAAGAAGCGGAGCATTGA
- a CDS encoding branched-chain amino acid ABC transporter permease gives MQTKSSFGLARIVPAIVLLLLAVVPFAASYLEQPFYLTFFGRIIIYAIAATALNLALGYGGLVSLGHSLFMGLGSYSVAIAAFHEVDSGLAHLAITIVVCALVGLVTGAISLRTSGIAFIMITLAFAQMGYFVFVSLKQYGGDDGITIASTSKLAGLDLGNTMTVYVVAFTVLLALLLWMARLRISPFGMVLRGARENARRINAVGLPSKRYQLLAYVMSSVLCGIAGVLLANLNAFASPSTMSWMISGELIVMVVLGGLGSVFGPLLGVLAFLGIEEVLKAYTEHWMAVFGPLIVMVALMGKAGIIGVLEKFDGRRKRGAATATAATAAQPVAQAKESAA, from the coding sequence ATGCAAACCAAATCTTCCTTCGGCCTGGCCCGGATCGTGCCGGCCATCGTCCTGCTGCTGCTGGCGGTGGTGCCGTTTGCGGCCAGCTATCTCGAGCAGCCGTTTTACCTGACGTTTTTCGGCCGCATCATCATTTATGCCATCGCCGCCACGGCGCTGAACCTGGCGCTCGGCTACGGCGGCCTGGTGAGCCTGGGGCATTCGCTCTTCATGGGCCTGGGTTCCTACAGCGTCGCCATCGCCGCCTTCCATGAAGTCGACAGCGGCCTGGCGCACCTGGCCATCACCATCGTGGTGTGCGCCCTGGTCGGCCTGGTCACGGGCGCCATCAGCCTGCGCACCTCGGGCATCGCTTTCATCATGATTACGCTGGCATTCGCGCAGATGGGCTACTTCGTCTTCGTCAGCCTGAAGCAGTATGGCGGCGATGACGGCATCACGATTGCATCCACCAGCAAGCTGGCAGGCCTGGACCTGGGCAACACCATGACCGTCTACGTGGTGGCCTTCACGGTATTGCTGGCGCTGCTGCTGTGGATGGCCAGGCTGCGCATCTCGCCTTTTGGCATGGTGCTGCGCGGCGCCCGCGAAAATGCCCGCCGCATCAACGCCGTCGGCTTGCCGAGCAAGCGTTACCAGTTGCTGGCGTACGTAATGTCGTCGGTGTTGTGCGGCATTGCTGGCGTCCTGCTGGCCAATCTGAACGCATTTGCCTCGCCCTCGACCATGTCGTGGATGATTTCCGGCGAGCTGATCGTGATGGTGGTGCTGGGCGGCCTCGGCTCGGTATTCGGCCCGCTGCTGGGCGTGCTGGCCTTCCTGGGCATCGAAGAAGTATTGAAGGCGTACACCGAGCACTGGATGGCGGTATTCGGGCCCCTGATCGTGATGGTGGCGCTGATGGGCAAGGCCGGCATCATTGGCGTACTGGAAAAATTCGATGGCCGTCGCAAGCGTGGCGCTGCTACCGCAACAGCCGCAACAGCCGCGCAGCCGGTGGCGCAAGCAAAGGAGTCCGCAGCATGA